From a region of the Phycisphaerae bacterium genome:
- a CDS encoding nucleotidyltransferase family protein, with the protein MAFIEQHRDQILAVARRHGVDRIRVFGSVARGDAQPDSDVDFLVTVSGPTSPWFPGGLVADLEDLLGRRVQVVTESGLHDLLREQVLSQAVSLCGNTCD; encoded by the coding sequence ATGGCGTTCATCGAACAACACCGCGACCAAATCCTGGCGGTCGCCCGTCGGCACGGCGTCGATCGCATCCGGGTCTTCGGCTCGGTGGCTCGCGGAGACGCACAGCCGGACAGCGACGTGGATTTCCTCGTCACCGTCTCCGGCCCGACCAGCCCCTGGTTCCCCGGCGGCCTCGTCGCCGACCTGGAGGACCTCCTCGGACGCCGCGTCCAGGTCGTCACCGAATCCGGCCTGCACGACCTGCTCCGCGAACAGGTGCTCTCGCAGGCCGTTTCGCTCTGCGGAAACACCTGTGACTAA
- a CDS encoding DUF488 family protein encodes MTIYRNGKSGFEELAEHQDALDDIRRRARKGKVTIAYGAKDAEHNSAVALVEYLKRDRQPTGRSML; translated from the coding sequence ATAACAATCTATCGAAACGGGAAAAGTGGCTTCGAGGAACTGGCAGAGCATCAGGACGCTCTTGATGATATCCGCCGACGCGCCCGTAAGGGGAAGGTCACGATCGCCTACGGAGCCAAAGACGCCGAGCACAATAGCGCAGTGGCCTTGGTTGAGTACCTGAAGCGGGATCGACAACCCACGGGCCGGTCGATGCTATAG
- a CDS encoding GNAT family N-acetyltransferase, protein MHLREITDSDIPALFAVRVATRENALSREQLAMMGISEESVAAMLNTTHRGWLCECDGGVVGFAMGNRATGEMWVIAVLPAYEGRGIGGQLLTRVEDWLWSAGWDEIWLTTDVDPALRAYGFYRRHGWRDEMIRDGVRYMKKTNPDKPAH, encoded by the coding sequence ATGCACCTTCGCGAGATCACAGACTCGGACATTCCGGCGTTGTTCGCCGTGCGGGTGGCTACGCGTGAGAACGCGTTGTCGCGCGAGCAGTTGGCGATGATGGGCATCAGCGAGGAGTCCGTCGCGGCGATGCTGAACACCACTCATCGCGGCTGGCTGTGCGAATGCGACGGCGGCGTGGTCGGCTTTGCCATGGGCAATCGCGCTACCGGTGAGATGTGGGTCATCGCGGTGCTCCCGGCGTACGAGGGCCGGGGCATCGGCGGGCAGCTTCTGACCCGCGTCGAAGATTGGCTCTGGTCGGCCGGCTGGGATGAGATTTGGCTGACCACCGACGTCGATCCGGCGCTTCGGGCGTACGGTTTCTACCGCAGGCACGGCTGGAGGGACGAAATGATCAGAGACGGCGTGCGATATATGAAGAAGACGAACCCCGACAAGCCCGCGCATTAA